The nucleotide sequence AGCCATATGAAACAGTAGGGGAAATTCTTTCATTACCGCCATTTCTTGAAAGCAAACGAGACTATATTGAAAGTGTTGTACGTCCGATTGATACAGTACGCTCAACAAAAACTATCGAAAAAGAATACGAATAATACGACTATCAAAACGAGAATGGAGAATGTCCGATGAACTATATTTTTAATAAAGGTAAAGAAGACAAGCCGGTATTTTTACTGTTGCACGGTACAGGCGGAGATGAGAACAGCCTGCTTGCACTTGCAGAAATCATTGATCCGGAAGCATCGGTTTTAAGTGTACGCGGCAATATTTTAGAACACGGGATGCCACGGTTTTTCCGACGGTTAGCTGAAGGCGTTTTTGATATGGAAGACTTGGCTTTCCGTACGAAAGAACTGTATGAATTTATCGGCGAGAAAACAAGCGAATACGGTTTTGACCGTCAAAACATTATTGCGATCGGTTATTCAAACGGTGCAAATATCGCAGCAAATCTGTTATTTGAATATGAAAATGCATTAAAAGGTGCGGTTCTTCATCATCCAATGGTTCCGAATCACGAAGCAACTGTTGCGAAACAAGACGGCACACAAGTATTTATCGCAGCAGGAGTGAATGACCCGATTTGCCCTCAGCAAGAAGCAATTGATCTGGAGCGTTACTTAACGGATGCAGGAGCGAACGTGACATTGGAATGGGAATCGAACGGTCACCAGCTGACGATGAATGAAGTACAAAAAGCTAAAGCTTGGTATGAGCGCACGTTTTAATTGAAGAACGTTCATGCATAAGAGACCCTTTCCAGTTTCAGGAAAGGGTCTCTTCTCGTTAAGTGTTTTTCTTATTACATTTTTTATTATCTGCAAAGACAGCTATTAATGTTCCGGATAATACCGTCATCCATAAAATGAGGCTCATTTTCTCAACTCCAATCGTTTATTTCATTATTATATGTTTAATTATAGGGAAGGATTAGTTGAGTAGTCAGTTTAGCCAAGATGGAGGTTCTTAATAAGGAATAATGAAGCTAAACTTAGTTTTTTCTGC is from Solibacillus isronensis and encodes:
- a CDS encoding alpha/beta hydrolase is translated as MNYIFNKGKEDKPVFLLLHGTGGDENSLLALAEIIDPEASVLSVRGNILEHGMPRFFRRLAEGVFDMEDLAFRTKELYEFIGEKTSEYGFDRQNIIAIGYSNGANIAANLLFEYENALKGAVLHHPMVPNHEATVAKQDGTQVFIAAGVNDPICPQQEAIDLERYLTDAGANVTLEWESNGHQLTMNEVQKAKAWYERTF